One Glaciihabitans arcticus DNA window includes the following coding sequences:
- a CDS encoding beta strand repeat-containing protein: MRALSLRGALALVVASTLALASVGLTAVSASAATVAGTVSARSDLADGTNISPYFTDDNLALSASNIPGVTYRAFFTSSGTTPATGSQAYDLTSSSGVMLTNLDQTSSLIFESVGDVPFQLTSFRMQDAALLGSTYTAAAYRNGVPTGAAVQFYAAPTGNPFTFTLPSGFSYVDEVRVSSSGGDGFEGKLWQEGFNDFVVADSPQQADLSGLALSAGAITPGFSPALTAYGVSVSNSTTSTTVTPTATTPGATVTVNGVSVASGAASGAIALAVGANTITTIVTALDGVTTKTYTTTVTRAAPPSSNANLSALALSAGTLSPAFAAATTSYTATVPFTRTSLTVTPTRADSTASITVNGVSVTSGSASGAIALAVGSNTITTVVTAQDGTTTKTYTTTVTRSAASSNNQLSALSLSSGTLSPAFASGSTSYTASVGNATTSLTVTPTVADATSSVTVNGVATTSGNASGAIALAIGSNVITSTVTAQNGTPQSYTVTVTRAGSSNAGLSALSLSSGTLAPAFASATTVYTAAVSNATTSLTVTPTVSDSAASVTVNGVAVSSGNASGAIALAVGSNTITTAVLAQDGTTSKSYTVTVTRAASSNNDLTALSISAGSLSPVFAPGTTSYVASVASAVASITVTPTVSVGTASVTVNGVAVTSGTQSGAIALSTGSNTLTTVVTAQNGATKTYTITVTRAISTDNDLASLVLSEGTLSPAFSAAQQNYATTVPFGATSLTVTPTLADAAATVQVNGVTVTSGSPSDSINLNVGANLIVTSVTAQDGSPRSYTVTVTRLASSNNFLSALGVSAGTLSPAFSSAQQTYSASVPNATATYTLTPVRADPTATITVNGQTVLPGGPSGPIALAVGTTTITTIVTAQDGTTRTYTLSVERPESSTSTLSALAVSNGSLDPVFAPATTAYALETAASSITITPTVTDATATVEVNGVPVASGAASPAITLPLGETTITTTVTAQDDTTTVYTIDVFRTGAPVVELTHDLVVGDPAEASTVTFTGSDLIPGSTWKVTLHSAPVVLASGTIGLDGLLNVTVTLPAGIDPGAHRVALVITPPAGAAITSTIWFTVLGNGAIGAISLVGPVFPGLVITGIDGSALLLALLVALLAMAAGVLLIVRGRRRTPVTA; encoded by the coding sequence ATGAGAGCCCTTTCGTTGCGCGGTGCGCTTGCCCTGGTTGTAGCCTCCACGCTGGCTCTCGCGTCCGTCGGGCTGACGGCGGTCTCCGCGTCTGCGGCGACTGTGGCGGGTACCGTGAGCGCCCGGTCCGACCTTGCCGACGGCACCAACATCAGCCCCTATTTCACCGATGACAACCTGGCGCTCAGTGCGTCAAACATTCCCGGCGTTACTTATCGCGCATTCTTCACGTCGTCGGGCACAACACCCGCGACCGGATCGCAGGCGTACGACCTCACGAGTAGCAGCGGCGTGATGTTGACGAATCTCGATCAGACGAGTTCTCTGATCTTCGAGTCTGTAGGCGATGTGCCGTTCCAGCTCACGAGCTTCAGGATGCAGGACGCCGCCCTCTTGGGCAGCACCTACACCGCGGCTGCGTATCGCAACGGCGTGCCGACGGGCGCGGCCGTCCAGTTCTACGCGGCCCCCACCGGGAATCCGTTCACCTTTACCCTTCCGTCCGGCTTCAGTTACGTCGACGAAGTGCGCGTCTCCTCTTCGGGTGGCGACGGTTTCGAAGGCAAGTTGTGGCAGGAAGGCTTCAACGACTTCGTCGTCGCCGATTCTCCCCAGCAGGCCGACCTGTCGGGCCTGGCGCTCTCCGCCGGAGCTATCACGCCCGGCTTCTCACCCGCGTTGACCGCGTACGGCGTCAGCGTATCGAACTCCACAACGTCCACCACCGTCACCCCCACGGCGACGACACCCGGCGCAACGGTCACCGTCAACGGTGTTTCCGTAGCGAGTGGAGCGGCATCCGGAGCTATAGCGCTCGCAGTCGGGGCGAACACCATCACCACGATCGTCACGGCACTCGATGGCGTGACCACGAAGACCTACACGACGACCGTCACGCGAGCCGCGCCCCCGTCGAGCAACGCCAACCTGTCCGCACTCGCGCTGTCGGCTGGCACCCTCAGCCCCGCCTTCGCGGCAGCCACAACCAGCTACACGGCGACCGTGCCGTTCACCAGGACCTCTCTCACCGTGACGCCGACACGAGCTGACTCGACTGCATCCATCACGGTGAATGGCGTTTCCGTCACCAGCGGCAGCGCATCAGGCGCGATCGCACTCGCAGTGGGGTCGAACACCATCACGACGGTCGTCACCGCGCAGGACGGCACCACAACGAAGACCTACACGACGACCGTGACCCGGAGCGCTGCGTCATCCAATAACCAGCTGTCAGCGCTGTCACTCTCGAGCGGCACGCTGTCACCGGCGTTCGCTTCGGGCTCCACCTCGTACACCGCCAGCGTTGGCAACGCCACGACATCCCTGACGGTCACGCCAACGGTTGCGGATGCCACGTCCTCGGTGACGGTGAATGGTGTTGCGACAACCAGCGGCAACGCCTCGGGCGCCATCGCGCTTGCCATCGGATCGAACGTGATCACGAGCACGGTCACGGCACAGAACGGCACTCCACAGTCGTATACAGTCACCGTCACGCGCGCGGGGTCCAGCAACGCCGGCCTGTCGGCGCTCAGCCTCTCGAGTGGAACGCTCGCACCGGCCTTTGCATCGGCCACCACCGTGTACACGGCGGCAGTCAGCAACGCGACGACGTCGTTGACGGTTACCCCGACGGTGAGCGACTCAGCAGCCTCCGTGACGGTCAACGGAGTGGCAGTCTCCAGCGGAAACGCTTCAGGCGCCATCGCACTTGCCGTCGGGTCCAACACGATCACGACTGCCGTTCTCGCGCAGGATGGCACGACCAGCAAGAGCTATACGGTGACGGTGACCCGCGCTGCGTCATCCAACAACGATCTGACGGCCCTGTCGATCTCGGCCGGCTCGCTGTCTCCTGTATTCGCGCCGGGCACGACGTCGTACGTCGCCTCGGTGGCCAGCGCTGTGGCGTCCATCACAGTCACTCCGACTGTGAGTGTCGGCACAGCCTCGGTCACCGTAAACGGAGTTGCCGTGACTTCTGGAACGCAGAGCGGCGCCATCGCACTGAGCACCGGATCGAACACTCTCACCACCGTCGTCACGGCTCAGAACGGCGCGACGAAGACGTACACGATCACCGTCACGCGAGCCATCTCGACCGACAATGACCTGGCGTCGCTCGTGCTCTCTGAGGGCACACTCAGTCCCGCGTTCTCCGCCGCTCAGCAGAACTATGCGACAACCGTGCCATTCGGCGCGACGTCTCTGACGGTTACGCCCACCCTGGCCGATGCCGCTGCGACCGTGCAGGTCAACGGCGTAACCGTCACATCGGGTAGCCCTTCCGACTCGATCAACCTCAACGTCGGCGCCAACCTCATCGTCACCTCCGTCACGGCCCAGGACGGATCGCCCCGTAGCTACACCGTGACCGTGACGCGACTCGCGTCGAGCAACAACTTCCTGTCTGCGCTCGGCGTCTCGGCCGGCACGCTGAGCCCGGCGTTCAGCTCCGCCCAGCAGACCTATTCGGCCTCCGTGCCGAACGCGACGGCAACGTACACGCTGACACCGGTGAGGGCTGATCCCACTGCCACGATCACCGTCAACGGACAAACCGTCCTCCCGGGCGGCCCCTCCGGCCCCATCGCGCTCGCCGTCGGGACCACCACGATCACCACGATCGTGACGGCCCAGGACGGCACAACGCGGACTTACACGCTCAGCGTCGAGCGCCCCGAGTCGAGCACCAGCACGCTGAGCGCGCTCGCGGTCTCGAATGGCTCGCTCGACCCGGTGTTCGCCCCGGCCACAACGGCCTACGCGCTCGAGACCGCGGCGTCATCCATCACGATCACACCAACCGTCACGGATGCCACGGCCACCGTCGAGGTCAACGGCGTGCCCGTGGCCAGCGGAGCGGCTTCGCCCGCGATCACGCTGCCGCTGGGGGAGACGACGATCACCACGACCGTCACCGCACAGGATGACACGACCACGGTCTACACGATCGACGTCTTCCGCACCGGTGCCCCTGTCGTCGAGCTGACCCACGACCTGGTCGTCGGGGATCCGGCTGAGGCGTCGACGGTGACATTCACCGGTTCCGACCTTATCCCGGGCTCGACCTGGAAGGTCACGCTGCACTCGGCTCCCGTGGTTCTCGCGAGCGGGACCATCGGCCTCGACGGGCTGCTCAACGTGACGGTCACCCTGCCCGCGGGCATCGACCCCGGCGCACACCGCGTCGCCCTCGTCATCACGCCCCCGGCGGGTGCCGCGATCACCAGCACCATCTGGTTCACGGTTCTCGGTAACGGGGCGATCGGGGCCATCTCGCTGGTCGGACCCGTGTTCCCCGGTCTCGTGATCACGGGCATCGACGGTTCGGCGCTGCTGCTCGCCCTCCTCGTGGCCCTGCTCGCGATGGCCGCCGGTGTGCTGCTCATCGTGCGCGGGCGCCGTCGCACCCCCGTCACCGCCTGA
- the lysS gene encoding lysine--tRNA ligase — protein MTEQDQPEELSAEEISEQKAVRLGKRERLIESGVGAYPVGVPITTTISDVRSTYADIETDTATGVTVGLAGRVVHSRIGGKLCFASLQAGDGQRLQVMVSLAEVGEESLDNWKALVDLGDHVFVSGEVISSRRGELSVMVKDWAIASKAILPLPNLHTELSDEGRVRSRYLDLIVREQARFTVRARAAVNASLRSTFTSHEYLEVETPMLQVMHGGASARPFSTHSNAFDTELFLRIAPELYLKRAVVGGIDRVYEINRNFRNEGADTTHSPEFAMLEAYQAYGDYNQMADLTQELVQKAAIAVSGDTIVTWADGTEYDLGGEWDRISMYDSLNAAAGLSITPQTPVEDLLGYAATAGVEVHLPTHGKLVEELWEHYVKVDLVRPTFVMDFPVDTSPLVRAHRSIEGVVEKWDLYIRGFELATGYSELVDPVVQRERFVAQAKLAGKGDVEAMPLDEEFLRALEHGMPPTGGMGMGIDRLLMAITGLGIRETILFPLVK, from the coding sequence ATGACCGAGCAGGACCAGCCAGAAGAACTGAGCGCCGAAGAGATCAGCGAGCAGAAGGCCGTTCGACTCGGTAAGCGCGAACGGCTGATCGAGTCGGGCGTCGGTGCGTACCCGGTGGGCGTGCCGATCACGACGACGATCTCCGATGTGCGCTCCACCTACGCTGACATCGAGACGGACACCGCCACGGGCGTGACGGTCGGCCTCGCGGGTCGTGTTGTGCACTCGCGCATCGGTGGCAAGCTCTGCTTCGCGTCGCTTCAGGCCGGCGACGGCCAGCGCCTCCAGGTCATGGTCTCCCTCGCCGAGGTCGGCGAGGAGTCGCTCGACAACTGGAAGGCGCTTGTCGACCTGGGCGATCACGTCTTCGTCTCCGGCGAAGTCATCTCGAGCCGTCGCGGCGAGCTGTCGGTCATGGTCAAGGACTGGGCCATCGCGTCCAAGGCGATCCTGCCGCTGCCGAACCTGCACACCGAGCTCAGCGACGAGGGTCGCGTGCGCAGCCGCTACCTCGACCTCATCGTGCGCGAGCAGGCCCGCTTCACCGTGCGTGCCCGCGCCGCGGTCAACGCATCACTGCGCTCCACCTTCACCAGCCACGAGTACCTCGAGGTCGAGACCCCCATGCTGCAGGTGATGCACGGGGGCGCATCCGCTCGCCCGTTCTCCACCCACTCGAATGCGTTCGACACCGAGCTGTTCCTGCGCATCGCACCCGAGCTGTACCTGAAGCGTGCCGTCGTCGGCGGAATCGACCGGGTCTACGAGATCAACCGCAACTTCCGCAACGAGGGTGCCGACACCACCCACTCGCCGGAGTTCGCGATGCTCGAGGCCTACCAGGCCTACGGCGACTACAACCAGATGGCCGACCTCACCCAGGAGCTCGTGCAGAAGGCGGCCATCGCGGTCTCCGGCGACACGATCGTCACCTGGGCCGACGGCACCGAGTACGACCTCGGCGGCGAGTGGGACCGCATCTCGATGTACGACTCGCTGAACGCCGCCGCTGGTCTGTCGATCACGCCTCAGACTCCCGTCGAGGACCTGCTCGGCTACGCCGCGACCGCGGGCGTCGAGGTGCACCTGCCCACCCACGGCAAGCTCGTCGAGGAGCTGTGGGAGCACTACGTGAAGGTCGACCTGGTGCGCCCTACCTTCGTGATGGACTTCCCCGTCGACACCTCACCGCTCGTGCGCGCGCACCGTTCCATCGAGGGCGTCGTGGAGAAGTGGGACCTGTACATCCGCGGCTTCGAACTTGCCACGGGATACTCCGAGCTCGTCGACCCGGTCGTTCAGCGCGAGCGTTTCGTCGCGCAGGCGAAGCTCGCGGGCAAGGGTGATGTCGAGGCGATGCCGCTCGACGAGGAGTTCCTGCGCGCCCTCGAGCACGGAATGCCCCCGACCGGCGGCATGGGAATGGGCATCGACCGCCTGCTGATGGCGATCACCGGCCTCGGTATCCGCGAGACCATATTGTTCCCTCTCGTGAAGTAA
- a CDS encoding sigma-70 family RNA polymerase sigma factor has translation MSIAVPVPMARASRTTRSRTTTATDRATELLEGVAAGDQWAFAALYDEYSPRVLGLAVRILIDRSIAEEVTQDVFLELWQNANRFNAAKGGGTGYLLTLARHRSIDRVRAEQSSRDRDERIGHREAMPEFDNTLESIEQLERHQLVERALATLPAVQREAITLSYAGHTHTEIAAMLGVPLGTIKTRLRDGMSRLRSGVHPA, from the coding sequence ATGTCTATTGCTGTACCCGTGCCGATGGCACGCGCATCCCGAACCACCCGATCTCGCACGACAACCGCAACCGACCGCGCAACCGAACTGCTCGAGGGCGTCGCCGCCGGCGACCAGTGGGCCTTCGCCGCGCTGTATGACGAATACTCGCCGCGTGTGCTCGGGCTCGCCGTGCGCATTCTCATCGATCGTTCGATCGCCGAGGAGGTGACGCAGGACGTCTTTCTTGAGCTCTGGCAGAACGCCAACCGCTTCAACGCCGCGAAGGGCGGGGGCACCGGTTACCTGCTGACCCTCGCCCGGCACCGTTCGATCGACCGGGTGCGCGCCGAGCAGTCATCCCGCGATCGCGACGAGCGGATCGGTCACCGTGAGGCCATGCCGGAGTTCGACAACACCCTCGAGTCGATCGAGCAGCTCGAACGCCACCAGCTCGTCGAGCGCGCACTCGCCACGCTGCCCGCCGTGCAGCGCGAGGCGATCACCCTCTCGTACGCGGGCCACACCCACACCGAGATCGCCGCGATGCTCGGTGTTCCGCTCGGCACGATCAAGACGCGACTGCGCGACGGGATGTCCCGGCTCCGCTCCGGCGTCCACCCGGCGTGA